AAGAAAAGAGCAAGAAGATGACGATGTCGGAGAACCAAAGAAACCTAGAAGCTGGCTTGTTACTGAACAAGAACCGAAACGACATCAACGAGTGTCGTATCACCGTGGTTCTGCTCTTCAGTACCTTTGTATCTGTGTGTGGCTCTTTCTGCTTCGGCTGTGCGGTAAGTCAAATCATTCATCAAAATCTTTGGTTCCTTTTTTCTGTTTAAAACAATaagaaataaatcatatatatcaaaaaaattctATGATTCATGTGTATGGGGTTGTATATTACAGGCAGGTTATTCATCAGTAGCTCAAACAGGGATCACAACAGATTTAGGCCTCTCTGTTGCACAAGTAAGAACACCAAACCATTTCATGATTCTTCTTCAATTAAAGTCTAGTCTAGCTTCTATTTTTGGCTTATATTTGTCTCTTTTTTACTTCTTTAGTACTCCATGTTTGGTTCAATCATGACCTTTGGAGCCATGTTTGGTGCCATCTTTAGTGGGAAAGTCTCAGATCTCATCGGTCGAAAAGGGGTAATTTTAAACTTACCATCTATATCctctgtattttattttgtgaaaaaaacttCTTGCCTATACTGATATTCTCTTGGTTCTTTTAAAATAACAGACAATGTGGTTTGCTCAAATCTTCTGCATCGCCGGTTGGTTTGCAATATCCGTTGCAAAGGACACGGTTTGGCTAGATGCTGGAAGGTTTTCCACTGGATTTGCAGTTGGTTTATTCAGCTACGTGgtaaatattttcttactcatctctttattaatataagttttttttgttagtcTAAACTGATACTATTTTAACTCTGTTGCAACCAGATACCAGTTTATATCGCAGAAATAACACCAAAACATGTCCGAGGAGCATTTGTATTTGCTAATCAGGTAATTCAAAGAATAATAATGGTTTAGACAGAAAGTCTTCTGATATACTAATGTTTGTTAATTACAGCTGATGCAAAGTTGTGGGTTGTCATTATACTACGTCATTGGAAATTTTGTTCATTGGCGTAAATTGGCGTTAGTAGGTAAAgcttaattttttatatgacTTTTGTTATCTAACAACTTTAGCGATCGgagaatgatttttttcttattggtttCTTTCTCAGGTCTGATTCCATGTGTTTTGCAAGTTGTGACTTTATTTTTCATTCCAGAGTCCCCTAGATTGCTGGTCTGTTTAAATGTTTTCTAAAAGTTTTAAtgtttataggaaaaaaaatagGAAGTAAATAATTGTAATTTGGTTTACATGGTATGTAGGGAAAATGGGGATGTGACAAAGAATGTAGAGCTTCATTGCAGCTTCTCCGTGGGGAGGATGCTGATGTCACTGAAGAAGCCAACACTATCAAAGTAGATACTACAactgttttctatttttttcatgttGTTTCAACTCAAAACGTTGCTAATAATCTTTACTTTTCAACTCTAGGAAACCATGATCTTGTTTGAAGAAGGACCAAAATCGCGGGTTATGGATTTGTTCCAGAGGAGATATGCTCCATCTCTTGTTGTAAGTTACGCGATAACCTTTTATGGTGAATATGTGATTTTCTCTTTGGCCGTTTACTGATAGTTTGTGAACTTTTAAAGATTGGTGTGGGGCTAATGCTTCTACAACAGCTCTCTGGAAGCTCAGGGATTATGCTTTATGTCGGTAGCGTATTTGATAAAGGAGGTAAAATAGCAAAAACAAACTCTGTTCCTCATGTAACTATTCTTGATTTGTTTTCATCTGGAGTAACAAATATTTACTCTTGACAGGATTTCCAAGCAGCATTGGCTCGATGATTCTTGCAGTGATCATGGTATGTCGTTGCACAAAatgataaatgatttattttactcttttaagaaaataataaacatttcttCCAAGGACTACACTTATGCATCATGTGTTCTTGTTTGTAGATACCAAAAGCTATATTGGGTCTGATTTTGGTTGAGAAAATGGGACGAAGGCCGCTTCTACTGGTAAACTTTTTTCTACCTTTTCTGATCAACTGTGAAATGAagcaaataaaatttagaatttttttaaaaaagaatgaaCTTTAATTTCAGGCTTCTACTAGTGGAATGTGCCTTTGCAGCTTGTTCCTCGCATTTTCCTTCAGCTTTCGGGTAAAATAAACAACTCgctagaccaaaaaaaaaagatatagaaACTTTGATATTGCTCTGTTATATTTATTCATTTCTACTTTTCCTTCTTGGACAGTCATATGGCATGCTCGATGAGCTCACTCCAATTTTCACATGCATCGGTGTAGTGGTATATATAAACATCTTTTGACATAAAAGAAGCAACTAAAAACAATGCTCTTTGTATAAATTGACCTGACTTTTACATTCCAAAATATCAGGGTTTCATCTCTTCATTTGCCGTAGGCATGGGAGGCTTACCATGGATCATCATGTCCGAGGTATAAACCAACATTGACTTCACCTCAAAGTTAAATACCTTTTCAGCTCTAAAAAGGgtaaaacatttttgttttacagATTTTCCCAATGAATGTTAAAGTATCAGCTGGGACTCTGGTTACCTTAGCCAACTGGTCCTTTAGTTGGATTGTAGCTTTCGCTTACAACTTCATGATAGAATGGAACGCATCAGGTATTATTATATGGTCTTTTAAAACTCTTAACATGATCAAACTTTATTAAATCCTTTATCTCATttttgaagtttatacttttcagGAACGTTCTTGATCTTCTTTAGTACATGCGCTGCGGGTATAGTCTTCATTTATGCGATGGTACCAGAAACTAAAGGACGAACGCTAGAAGATATACAAGCTTCTCTTACAGATTTTCTACAATGAGACTGAGATTTACCTGttcatagtaatattttttggaTTCAAAAGGGGGAGGTTTTAGGTTTATAGTagtttttgtataattatttcctcattttaaacaatataacaAAGGGATCATCTGAAAAAAGAAAGTTTAGATCTCTATGTTTCTCTCTTTGTGTGCTACCCAGCTACTCCTATTCATGTATAGTATAGGCCCACTTTATGCACAGATGAATTATAAAAGTTACTTTTTCAGTTGCTGTGATTTTGCTTTCACTGTAAGTTTTATAATACAATGAACTTTGGCCGACTAATCATTtggtttgtttcattttttccGGCCTCAATCATGTAATTTTACTGAATGTTTAGGTGTTTATTTGTAGACTATATCTGTGTACGCTCTCTACGTTTGATAAAACAAGTTCTCTGAAGC
This Raphanus sativus cultivar WK10039 unplaced genomic scaffold, ASM80110v3 Scaffold5040, whole genome shotgun sequence DNA region includes the following protein-coding sequences:
- the LOC108838471 gene encoding sugar transporter ESL1-like, giving the protein MTMSENQRNLEAGLLLNKNRNDINECRITVVLLFSTFVSVCGSFCFGCAAGYSSVAQTGITTDLGLSVAQYSMFGSIMTFGAMFGAIFSGKVSDLIGRKGTMWFAQIFCIAGWFAISVAKDTVWLDAGRFSTGFAVGLFSYVIPVYIAEITPKHVRGAFVFANQLMQSCGLSLYYVIGNFVHWRKLALVGLIPCVLQVVTLFFIPESPRLLGKWGCDKECRASLQLLRGEDADVTEEANTIKETMILFEEGPKSRVMDLFQRRYAPSLVIGVGLMLLQQLSGSSGIMLYVGSVFDKGGFPSSIGSMILAVIMIPKAILGLILVEKMGRRPLLLASTSGMCLCSLFLAFSFSFRSYGMLDELTPIFTCIGVVGFISSFAVGMGGLPWIIMSEIFPMNVKVSAGTLVTLANWSFSWIVAFAYNFMIEWNASGTFLIFFSTCAAGIVFIYAMVPETKGRTLEDIQASLTDFLQ